The genome window ATGTACACCTGATGAATAAAATATGATACCTACCCCAAATCTTTCTCTGTTCGTACGTTATGCTCGGTATCTCACCTCCAAGGCTGTATTGCGTGTCGTGTGTTTTCGTTCACTCATTTGTTCTCATAGCTGCGCACTTAATGGGATTTAATTAAAATTACCACTTTTTCTAACCACTTTTGCAACCAATCCATGTAATCTTGAAGCCTCTCCTTGTCCTCTTCCACAGATGTTGATCAACATCACCGCAAACACTGACGATTAGGATTCAATTTCCTTTGGCAGGCCATTTACATCAGGAAAAGTAGATATCTAAGAATTGATTCTTGAAAAAAATGAAACTGTTACTGGTATCCACCTTTAGCTTTCTATTCATTTTAGTTGAACTGATTTTTATTTACGTAGCCTTCATAAATGCATTAAGTGCCAAAGTACTATATAGTTTTTTTTGTATAGAGGTTTGTACTGTGTGGAGAGTGGAGCTCCTGAGTGGAGGGTggagatgagagggggcaggagggagagagtaagacAAGGGAGGATATGGCCTTGAAGATCTGGGAGGGGTCGTCCAAGGTCAGCTGAGAACGTCAGCATCATCAGGTATATAAAGTGAGCAGCTCACCATTACAATCAGTCTACCAGTAACTCCTGTGTATCATACTTACATCCCTCAGACATGCTCCACAAGGTCTGCTTCACAAGTGTTAACTAACAATTTACTACTACAGCGAATGCATGTCAATTATTCACATAAAAAATGCGAGTTGTTTCAATTAAAAGTAGAATACAACTATTATTAATACCTTTTTTTTAGTATCGGACTGTTAATTAAATTTATCATTCGAAGTCATCAGCGGAACTAGAGAAAATGGAGGATAATCACAAAATTCACTACCCAATTTAGCACTATTGCTTCTGAGCCTGATCTATGAATATTACCATTCTTGGCTAATATATTAACAAATAATCACCTCACTGCCTAAGTAAAGTTTATATTTTCCAGGTGTGTGtcgtcttggtggtggtgggtgtggctatGGCCGACCCAGGTGACTATGCACCAGTCTACAAGTCGGTACGTGAGTGTGTTCTCCAcagatgtgtatgtatgtatgcatgtatgtatgtatgtatgtgtgcgtgtgtgtgtgtgtgtgtacgtactcacctatttgtagttgcaatttgcctccaccacttcgtTGAGGTTATTCCAATTCACGACCACccagagactgaagaaatactcctgaTATTTCTGCGACTCATCTTCGCCTTAACTTCCAGTTGCATCCCAGAATACACGTTTTCCGCCTCTCAAACAGCTTGTGCCTATCTGCCCAATCAATTCTCCTCGAGTACTTTGTATGTTGCCATCATGTCTCCCTCTGGTTCATCTGTTCAACAGGGTTGTAAGCTCATACCCAAGCATGCGTGTATGAGTGCGTATTCCCAGGTCTGAGTGCATGTCTCTCTCTCAAGGTCAGCCTGtattgttaaaaaataaaaaaaaatacaccacGAAGATTCTCGGTAAAATCATAATATTTTCTACCACCAGGAGCCGCTGCCATATAACTTCGACTATAGTGTACAAGACAGCTACAAGGGCACCAACTTCGGTCAACACGAGAATTCCGACGGTAAATCTGTGTACGGATCCTACTACGTCGACCTTCCCGACGGTCGCAAACAAAGGGTATGTTCCACCATCTTGTTCATTCACAATTTTAAACTTCGCTTACTGGAAGAAAACCCATTACTTTATCGTTCATATATTTTTCTTGAAGGTTATTATATgcactgttattgctgctagtaGTTAACAAATCTTACAAGTTAGTGGGAAAAAAAAGGcctcttccattttcttaattTTTGGCAGCTATCTATAGCATTTTTACAATAAGGTGCTAACAACATTTTCTCTGCAGGTGGACTACACAGCTGACCCTTACAGAGGTTACGTTGCCAAGGTTAGCTATGCCGGTAAGGCTCATCACCCTCAGCACTACGGACCCGCCATCACTTTCTTCAACAAGGGCTACGGACACGGAGGCTACCACTGACGACTCTGATATCGAACCAGATTTTATCATTTGTACGGTAAATGTAGAATAAACAGTACGTATCAAAATTACATAATTTCCTTCCGCCGTATCTCACGTAATCCAGTAATTACTTCCAACGTCAGAGCAAATATCTAGCACCGCAGTCGCCTCTTCAACACATGAAAAACAATTTAGGGGCTGTGTACACTGAGCTTCCAGAGAAAGTGTAGCAACTGTGAAAGGTACACTTTGTTAAATGGAAAAAAAGGGGAAAATGCCTGGAGTCATGAGTGGTACTAACGCTCCAATCACGTATGATTTTTGACCACCAGGTCGAGTGAGATCTTTCCACACTTTTTTCCCTTGGTGTAACTATGAACACCAACCATCAATACAAAAATTTAttgcaatatttaaaaaaaaataactaacaGAACAGCACTCGTTTATGTCAACATATTACAGTAttgcaatatttaaaaaaatcataATGACTAACAGAATAGCACTCTTTTATGTCAACACATTAaaatgttgcagaggtctgagctgtgctcaGGCCTCTGCtacacaattgtcatcaaagatttgttaagttataccatgaattaaagacttcaccttacgaaacagacaaagcaaatgcgatagtaattatggacgaggTAGATTAGAGTGGAAAATGAAcctgttattagaagacggggggaaTTCACGCGCCTTTTCAGATACCGACCTGACCAAACCACAGTCACTGAGGAATATTCCAGGCATATAACCTAATCACTTAtattgctgctatgtatgataattctatgtaactgtatttgtgtatacctgaataaacttacttacttactaacgaGTCTCTCTCATGAGAGAGTAGAAGAGATGTAAGGAAGCGAGCGTGGGAGGAAAAGGAGAGGAAAAAAGTATTTTCCAAAGAACTGTG of Cherax quadricarinatus isolate ZL_2023a chromosome 61, ASM3850222v1, whole genome shotgun sequence contains these proteins:
- the LOC128699259 gene encoding cuticle protein 7-like, with the protein product MLHKVCVVLVVVGVAMADPGDYAPVYKSEPLPYNFDYSVQDSYKGTNFGQHENSDGKSVYGSYYVDLPDGRKQRVDYTADPYRGYVAKVSYAGKAHHPQHYGPAITFFNKGYGHGGYH